In Dioscorea cayenensis subsp. rotundata cultivar TDr96_F1 unplaced genomic scaffold, TDr96_F1_v2_PseudoChromosome.rev07_lg8_w22 25.fasta BLBR01002117.1, whole genome shotgun sequence, a single window of DNA contains:
- the LOC120257437 gene encoding uncharacterized protein LOC120257437 → MSEVSGNFNNLQSASSMEASQLSGELHNLNTTYHLDGRNYLQWSQLVKTFLKGRGKISLLTRDSPKENDPKFQAWDEEDSMIMSWLWNSMQPSISKNFMFLPTAHDIWESAQKTYSKMKDAAVLYEIKTKITNTKQ, encoded by the coding sequence ATGTCAGAAGTTTCAGGAAACTTCAATAATTTACAATCAGCTTCTTCAATGGAGGCCTCACAACTCTCTGGTGAGCTACACAACCTGAATACTACCTATCATCTGGATGGTAGGAACTATTTGCAATGGTCACAATTGGTGAAGACTTTCTTAAAGGGGCGTGGGAAGATTAGTCTCTTGACTAGAGATTCCCCAAAAGAAAATGACCCAAAGTTTCAGGCTTGGGATGAAGAAGACTCCATGATCATGTCTTGGTTATGGAACTCTATGCAGCCATCAATTAGCAAAAACTTCATGTTCCTTCCAACAGCCCATGATATATGGGAATCAGCTCAGAAGACTTACTCAAAGATGAAAGATGCAGCAGTActttatgaaattaaaactaaGATCACCAACACCAAGCAGTGA